The following proteins are encoded in a genomic region of Sulfurimonas sp. HSL3-7:
- a CDS encoding TonB-dependent receptor: protein MEKRFLSLAAVVAIASSLQAANQYTLESISVTAAQNTELNKEEVPDSVTVITKEAIEEARVTTLAEALNKLGNIAMANNGGPGKTTSMFIRGMSTQRTLVLIDGARYNNVTSSNGANYAQLMLYNVEQIEIIKGAQSGIWGADASAGVINIVTSKAKKGLHGTANVEYGSFDTKTASLQATYAADKFDAVIGGVDYDTDGFSAYEPKKTDPDYGKRYDELGLEKDRYENKSLNAKLGYNVTEKDRIEASVQSINGYVMFDGSGADKTNSDLDYYGNPYYTNSQDRFYRLAFKHSGTTNDINVQYNLSTFDRSGNGDFTGSVSEVKLDDKITYTENAFLLVGASYQKFKNDKANVTINKAYDATSAFVTNYNHFTGVNTILTESIRYDRYSDFDNSLTGKFGIKQYITGSLYASANAGTGYNIPSSFQLYDATYGDIGLEPEKTQTYDVTLGTESLWITGFYNKINNLIDFDMTTYRYTNIKGTSVLKGVEVGYKDYFADTLGITANYTYLNAKDADSKDLARRPKHQLDASVVYYATENFDLGLNGQYIGERYDRSDKEGAQTGKYALVNFVYNIKVNDYLSVYGKVDNITDRYYQTVDGYATAGRSLYLGLNARY, encoded by the coding sequence ATGGAAAAAAGATTTCTTTCACTCGCAGCTGTCGTCGCGATTGCTTCATCACTGCAGGCGGCCAACCAGTACACGCTCGAGAGCATCAGTGTCACCGCTGCCCAGAACACCGAGCTCAACAAAGAGGAGGTCCCTGACAGCGTCACGGTCATCACCAAAGAGGCGATCGAAGAGGCCCGCGTCACCACCCTTGCAGAGGCGCTCAACAAGCTTGGAAATATCGCAATGGCAAACAACGGCGGTCCAGGTAAAACAACCTCAATGTTTATACGGGGTATGAGCACGCAGCGGACACTTGTCCTCATTGATGGAGCAAGATATAACAATGTGACCAGCTCAAACGGCGCGAATTATGCGCAACTGATGCTTTACAATGTCGAACAGATCGAGATTATCAAAGGCGCCCAATCGGGAATTTGGGGGGCTGATGCAAGTGCCGGTGTCATCAACATCGTCACATCGAAAGCAAAAAAGGGTCTCCACGGGACAGCTAATGTCGAATACGGATCGTTCGACACAAAGACCGCTTCTCTTCAGGCTACCTATGCGGCCGACAAGTTTGATGCAGTGATAGGCGGTGTCGATTACGACACGGACGGTTTTTCAGCCTATGAGCCAAAGAAAACAGACCCGGACTACGGAAAGCGCTATGATGAACTGGGGCTGGAAAAAGACCGATACGAAAATAAATCGCTCAATGCCAAACTGGGGTACAACGTCACGGAAAAGGACCGTATCGAAGCTTCGGTACAATCGATTAACGGCTATGTCATGTTTGACGGTTCAGGTGCGGACAAAACCAACAGCGATCTCGATTATTACGGCAACCCCTATTACACCAACAGTCAAGATCGCTTCTACCGCCTCGCGTTTAAACACAGTGGCACGACCAACGATATCAACGTTCAATATAACCTTTCAACCTTTGACAGAAGCGGAAACGGTGACTTCACTGGATCTGTAAGTGAGGTGAAACTCGATGATAAAATCACCTATACGGAGAATGCGTTTCTCCTCGTTGGCGCTTCTTACCAAAAATTCAAAAACGATAAAGCCAATGTCACCATCAACAAAGCGTACGATGCGACATCGGCCTTCGTTACCAACTATAACCATTTTACCGGCGTCAATACTATTCTTACCGAATCCATTCGCTATGACAGATACAGCGATTTCGACAACTCGTTAACGGGGAAATTTGGCATAAAGCAGTATATTACCGGCAGTCTGTATGCCAGTGCCAATGCAGGAACCGGCTACAATATTCCCAGTTCGTTCCAACTCTATGACGCGACATACGGCGATATCGGCCTTGAGCCCGAGAAGACGCAGACCTACGATGTGACCCTTGGAACAGAATCTCTCTGGATCACCGGGTTTTACAATAAGATCAATAATCTCATCGATTTCGATATGACGACGTATCGTTATACCAATATCAAGGGAACTTCCGTATTAAAAGGGGTGGAAGTCGGCTATAAAGACTATTTTGCCGATACGCTAGGTATCACGGCAAACTACACCTATCTCAATGCCAAAGATGCCGACAGCAAAGACCTTGCGCGCCGTCCCAAGCACCAGCTCGACGCCTCTGTCGTCTACTACGCGACGGAGAACTTCGATCTCGGTCTCAACGGCCAGTATATCGGCGAGCGCTACGACAGAAGCGACAAAGAAGGCGCGCAGACCGGGAAATACGCTCTTGTCAACTTTGTCTACAACATCAAGGTCAACGACTACCTCTCCGTTTATGGTAAAGTCGATAATATTACAGACAGATATTATCAGACCGTCGACGGGTACGCCACCGCAGGGCGCAGCCTCTACCTCGGCCTGAATGCCAGATATTAG
- a CDS encoding nicotinate-nucleotide--dimethylbenzimidazole phosphoribosyltransferase, with protein sequence MMPIYNLTDHTKTSLPEGRADFMLAASVTHTCEIEGITQAGIPGKIPLTPTLDAEFLATGQVFSLENLAETATGIPTPGLLTRAVQTLRPFAAVKILDLGLTVKPQGCELESFGIPPSPSITDETPFDAKAVFEQGRQFGRRYRPQGDYVIVGESTPSGTTTAQAAVAAMGFDNDGLFASSFKESPIAIKQQVIGKALAKLENNMGLFEKLGHTADNTLMFVAGYVLEACRRYPVVLGGGTQMAAALLIANKISGRDGLPMDPRKITLCTTRWIAQDGASNITALLDQLDFRPKAVYADFLYADARIPVLKLYDEGEAKEGVGAGAAVAYGYMQGLRQPEITERVEALMRGEM encoded by the coding sequence ATGATGCCTATCTATAACCTCACCGACCATACAAAGACATCGCTGCCCGAGGGCAGAGCAGACTTTATGCTGGCCGCCTCGGTCACGCATACCTGCGAAATAGAAGGGATCACCCAGGCCGGCATCCCGGGCAAGATCCCGCTGACGCCGACGCTCGACGCCGAGTTTCTGGCCACGGGCCAGGTCTTCAGCCTCGAGAACCTGGCCGAGACGGCGACGGGCATCCCGACGCCCGGCCTGCTGACCCGTGCGGTACAGACACTCAGACCTTTCGCTGCCGTAAAGATTCTCGATCTCGGACTGACGGTCAAACCGCAAGGGTGTGAACTCGAATCGTTCGGCATTCCGCCGTCTCCGAGCATCACCGACGAAACGCCTTTCGACGCCAAAGCCGTCTTCGAACAGGGGCGGCAGTTCGGGCGGCGCTACCGTCCGCAGGGCGACTACGTTATCGTCGGCGAGAGCACCCCTTCGGGCACGACGACGGCCCAGGCGGCGGTCGCGGCAATGGGGTTTGACAATGACGGCCTGTTTGCCTCATCATTCAAAGAGTCGCCGATTGCCATCAAGCAACAGGTGATCGGCAAAGCCCTGGCAAAACTGGAGAACAATATGGGACTCTTTGAAAAGCTCGGCCATACGGCCGACAACACCCTGATGTTTGTCGCCGGCTACGTCCTCGAAGCCTGCCGCCGCTACCCTGTCGTACTCGGCGGCGGTACCCAGATGGCCGCGGCACTGCTTATCGCCAACAAGATCAGCGGCCGCGACGGCCTCCCGATGGACCCGCGCAAGATCACCCTCTGCACCACGCGGTGGATCGCACAGGACGGCGCGTCGAATATCACGGCACTGCTTGATCAGCTCGATTTCCGTCCGAAAGCCGTCTATGCCGACTTTCTGTATGCCGATGCCAGGATACCTGTATTGAAACTCTATGACGAAGGCGAGGCCAAAGAGGGGGTCGGTGCCGGCGCCGCGGTCGCCTACGGCTATATGCAGGGGCTGAGACAGCCGGAGATCACTGAACGCGTCGAAGCGCTGATGAGAGGGGAGATGTAA
- the tsaD gene encoding tRNA (adenosine(37)-N6)-threonylcarbamoyltransferase complex transferase subunit TsaD, whose amino-acid sequence MILSIESSCDDSSIAITDIATKKLIFHKKISQELEHAVYGGVVPELASRLHAEALPRILEECKPYFRQLKAIAVTNAPGLAVTLMEGITMAKALSVTLDLPLIAVNHLKGHIYSLFVDKEAVFPQTVLLVSGGHTQVVEVKSLNEMKTVASTMDDSFGESFDKVAKMMGLAYPGGPVIEKLAKEGDPKRYGFTIPLQQKKDFAFSYSGIKNAVRLAVEEGSETDYADIAASFQEVATEHLIRKIKKYLVDHPPKNFAIVGGASANLYLRNKVEAMIAPYGASLYLAELKYCSDNAAMIGRVAVEMYLEKAFTSLHQLQATPRAPL is encoded by the coding sequence ATGATCCTATCGATCGAATCATCTTGCGATGACAGTTCTATCGCCATTACCGATATTGCTACCAAAAAGCTGATCTTTCACAAAAAGATCTCCCAGGAGCTGGAACATGCGGTGTATGGCGGGGTGGTTCCCGAGCTGGCGTCGCGTCTGCATGCCGAGGCTTTGCCCCGGATTCTGGAAGAGTGCAAACCTTATTTCAGGCAGCTAAAAGCAATCGCGGTGACCAACGCCCCGGGTCTTGCCGTGACCTTGATGGAGGGTATCACGATGGCGAAAGCGCTCAGCGTGACGCTCGATCTTCCGCTCATCGCCGTGAACCATCTTAAAGGTCATATCTACTCGCTTTTTGTCGACAAAGAGGCGGTATTCCCGCAAACTGTTCTGCTGGTCTCCGGCGGGCACACCCAGGTGGTGGAGGTGAAGTCACTCAATGAGATGAAGACGGTGGCAAGCACGATGGATGACAGTTTCGGCGAGAGCTTTGACAAGGTCGCCAAGATGATGGGACTGGCTTATCCCGGCGGTCCGGTCATCGAGAAACTGGCGAAAGAGGGCGACCCGAAACGTTACGGTTTCACGATCCCGCTTCAGCAGAAAAAAGATTTCGCCTTCTCCTACTCCGGCATCAAGAATGCGGTGCGCCTGGCGGTCGAAGAGGGAAGCGAAACGGATTATGCCGATATCGCAGCCTCTTTTCAGGAGGTGGCGACAGAGCATCTGATCCGCAAGATCAAAAAGTATCTGGTCGATCATCCGCCGAAGAACTTTGCTATTGTCGGCGGCGCAAGCGCCAACCTCTATCTGAGGAACAAAGTGGAGGCGATGATCGCTCCTTACGGCGCATCGCTCTATCTGGCAGAACTCAAATACTGCTCGGACAATGCGGCGATGATCGGTCGTGTTGCCGTTGAGATGTATCTCGAAAAAGCATTCACTTCACTTCACCAACTACAGGCAACACCAAGAGCACCACTCTAA
- a CDS encoding bifunctional adenosylcobinamide kinase/adenosylcobinamide-phosphate guanylyltransferase, giving the protein MKTLFIGGIKSGKSYSAEQYTLALGSDQKPHYLATTELLDDEMNERISLHRRQRGGEFITLEAPLELYGTLKTTESPVLIECTTMWINNMLYHGRTNEQIVEHIEKVLALPNDLVFVHNDVGSGIIPDNPLARQYVDISGAVSQLIASRCDEVYHCIAGIATKIK; this is encoded by the coding sequence ATGAAGACCTTATTCATCGGCGGCATCAAAAGCGGCAAGTCCTACAGCGCCGAGCAGTATACCCTTGCGCTCGGCTCCGACCAAAAACCGCACTATCTCGCCACCACCGAACTGCTCGACGATGAGATGAACGAGCGCATCTCCCTCCACCGCCGGCAGCGCGGCGGGGAATTCATCACACTCGAGGCGCCGCTTGAGCTCTACGGCACGCTCAAAACAACAGAGAGCCCCGTGCTGATCGAGTGCACCACGATGTGGATCAACAATATGCTCTACCACGGCCGTACCAATGAGCAGATTGTTGAACACATAGAGAAAGTGCTTGCCTTGCCAAATGACCTCGTCTTTGTCCACAACGACGTCGGCAGCGGCATCATCCCCGACAATCCCCTTGCCCGCCAGTATGTCGACATCAGCGGCGCGGTTTCGCAGCTGATCGCAAGCCGGTGCGACGAGGTCTACCACTGCATAGCCGGCATTGCGACAAAAATCAAGTAA
- a CDS encoding phosphatidate cytidylyltransferase, protein MALTNLYTDHKQRIDTAVLLLAAIILIGIFNNFFVIWLTLGIIYITAFKEANALFGVENKDLYLLAGVLWMAAAFYPKADDLFLLSALIGASYYAYNPKTDWKNILGFLYPTAGMLFMLTLYVNHGIYAIFWMLMIVAGADVGAYVVGKSFGKTKFSDTSPNKTMEGVAGGIGIATVLGYFVGMGMVDGYTAVMVSVTVAVSAVFGDLFESFLKRRAGVKDSGTFLPGHGGALDRIDGYLFGSVVMVVLLRGMI, encoded by the coding sequence ATGGCGCTCACAAACCTCTACACCGATCATAAACAACGTATTGATACTGCGGTTCTTCTGTTGGCGGCGATCATCCTGATCGGCATCTTCAACAACTTTTTTGTCATCTGGTTGACGCTTGGTATCATCTACATCACGGCTTTCAAGGAGGCGAACGCTCTTTTCGGCGTGGAGAACAAAGACCTCTATCTTTTGGCAGGTGTGCTGTGGATGGCGGCTGCCTTCTACCCGAAAGCGGACGATCTTTTTCTGCTCTCGGCGCTGATAGGCGCTTCCTACTACGCCTATAACCCGAAGACGGACTGGAAAAACATTTTGGGCTTTCTCTACCCGACGGCCGGGATGCTCTTTATGCTGACCCTCTATGTCAATCACGGCATCTATGCGATCTTCTGGATGCTGATGATCGTTGCGGGTGCCGATGTCGGCGCCTACGTCGTGGGCAAAAGTTTCGGCAAGACCAAGTTCTCTGATACCTCCCCGAACAAAACCATGGAAGGGGTTGCCGGGGGTATCGGTATCGCTACGGTGCTGGGCTACTTTGTCGGGATGGGAATGGTGGACGGCTACACTGCCGTGATGGTCTCCGTGACGGTGGCGGTGAGCGCTGTCTTCGGCGACCTGTTCGAGAGTTTCCTGAAGCGCAGAGCCGGCGTCAAAGACAGCGGAACCTTTCTGCCGGGGCACGGCGGTGCGCTTGACCGCATCGACGGTTATCTTTTCGGTTCCGTCGTGATGGTGGTCTTGCTGCGGGGCATGATCTAA
- a CDS encoding alpha/beta hydrolase — MREKVLLLHGWGGSDYPHWQAWLAGEIAKNYGTVAFPLLDHPHFPTKNRWMKQVKALLKEFRPDVVICHSLANTLWFHLCNEGEIETVKRLLLVAPPRLDLELDTIKSFFQVEPPKELFAKEAMLVTSDNDPYMTAAEAVELQKALGVEMKVLENAGHINAESGFGEWPWVIKWVKGEA; from the coding sequence ATGAGAGAGAAGGTCCTACTGCTGCACGGCTGGGGCGGGAGTGACTACCCGCACTGGCAGGCCTGGCTCGCCGGAGAGATCGCAAAAAATTACGGCACGGTCGCTTTTCCACTGCTCGACCATCCCCACTTTCCGACAAAGAACCGCTGGATGAAACAGGTCAAAGCTCTTTTGAAAGAGTTCAGACCCGATGTCGTTATCTGCCACTCGCTCGCCAATACCCTCTGGTTCCATCTCTGCAATGAGGGTGAGATTGAGACGGTAAAACGGCTGCTGCTGGTGGCACCGCCGCGTCTTGATCTGGAGCTTGACACCATTAAAAGCTTTTTCCAGGTCGAACCGCCCAAAGAGCTTTTTGCCAAAGAGGCGATGCTGGTCACCTCTGATAATGACCCTTACATGACAGCGGCAGAAGCGGTTGAGCTTCAAAAAGCTCTGGGTGTCGAGATGAAGGTGCTTGAGAATGCAGGCCATATCAATGCCGAGAGCGGTTTCGGTGAATGGCCGTGGGTTATCAAATGGGTAAAGGGTGAAGCGTGA
- a CDS encoding NFACT RNA binding domain-containing protein — MKLSHLRQIVDHMQDVRHINAIHRIGDSVIKIVFDRDNIFYFNMQKGDAYISKCTKEIRRSKVYNAPFDVILSKRFNRAQVESIELYQGDKIIRIKASVSGAYKSQSTVLQLEFTGKTTNVIILDEDEVVLEALRHVDAYSSYRIVKVGQELVPPPPLPFAPKEYPLEDVEAFLYETCDKEQQQRLNSLKKQKSAFIEKKLRKLEHLYAGLDDEKVLRQEVEADQHYGNLVLSNLHNIKPYQKVLQLTDYDGSVIEVEVDGTVAAPSHYSDYFFKRAKKAKQKAKNLHIERESLDGKIKHLKHFLNIIENAKDVAAINLLFPPRQQMKKEKPNESYEVFWVEGYKVLLGKSEKGNIALLEQARAKDIWFHMRDRPSAHVIVVTDKKNIPESVIHEAAGLCVDFTMFENGTYLVDYTQRRNVKIQDGANVHYTDYKTVDIEKY, encoded by the coding sequence ATGAAGCTTTCCCATCTCCGTCAGATCGTTGACCATATGCAGGATGTCCGGCATATCAATGCGATACACCGCATCGGCGACAGTGTCATCAAGATCGTCTTTGACCGCGACAACATCTTCTACTTCAATATGCAGAAGGGCGACGCCTATATATCCAAATGCACCAAGGAGATCCGGCGATCCAAGGTCTACAACGCCCCTTTCGATGTCATTCTCTCCAAGCGCTTCAACCGCGCCCAGGTGGAGAGCATCGAACTCTACCAGGGCGACAAGATCATCCGCATCAAGGCCTCTGTCAGCGGGGCCTACAAGTCGCAGAGCACGGTCCTGCAGCTGGAGTTTACCGGAAAGACCACCAATGTCATCATCCTTGACGAGGATGAGGTCGTCCTGGAGGCGCTGCGCCATGTCGACGCCTACAGTTCGTACCGCATCGTCAAGGTGGGGCAGGAGCTGGTTCCGCCGCCGCCGCTCCCTTTTGCACCCAAAGAGTACCCGCTGGAGGATGTGGAGGCTTTCCTCTACGAGACTTGCGACAAAGAGCAGCAGCAGCGGCTCAACAGCCTGAAAAAGCAGAAGTCCGCCTTCATAGAGAAGAAACTCCGCAAACTCGAGCATCTTTACGCCGGGCTGGATGATGAGAAGGTCCTCAGGCAGGAGGTCGAGGCCGATCAGCACTACGGCAACCTGGTGCTGAGCAATCTGCACAATATCAAGCCCTACCAGAAGGTGCTGCAGCTGACGGATTATGACGGCAGCGTGATCGAGGTCGAGGTGGACGGCACCGTTGCCGCCCCTTCGCACTACTCGGACTACTTTTTCAAGCGGGCCAAAAAAGCGAAGCAGAAAGCGAAAAATCTTCACATCGAACGCGAGAGTCTTGATGGGAAGATCAAACACCTGAAACACTTTTTGAATATCATCGAAAATGCCAAAGATGTTGCCGCGATCAATCTGCTGTTTCCGCCGAGACAGCAGATGAAAAAAGAGAAGCCCAATGAATCGTACGAAGTCTTCTGGGTCGAAGGCTACAAGGTGCTGCTGGGAAAAAGCGAAAAGGGGAACATCGCACTGCTGGAGCAGGCGAGGGCGAAGGATATCTGGTTCCATATGCGCGACCGCCCTTCCGCCCATGTTATCGTGGTGACCGACAAAAAGAACATCCCCGAAAGCGTCATCCACGAAGCGGCCGGCCTCTGCGTGGACTTCACTATGTTCGAAAACGGCACCTACCTGGTGGATTACACCCAGCGCCGCAATGTGAAGATACAAGACGGCGCCAACGTCCACTACACCGATTACAAAACGGTGGACATCGAGAAATACTGA
- a CDS encoding Ig-like domain-containing protein, giving the protein MFKFLLSSLLLFNTAADADQGTTQKHLLHVTPSASSTDVDPNTSVQIVFDGEIDARTFSADLFKLKHDGLIIKGATHLGSDKKSITFTPDTALETGEHLVGVASLRLQGSEQKPCRDLWNSLNVQLCESFSWRCDDLCYKEVSKRTEPVSYSFSVAENAIKVTSLNITTKTTDLNESETVPVTVTAFFDDNTTEDVTDKASWESSDSSVATVETGKLFARQEGTALLSAIYNNTISTEVTINVYKVVDNHRLPPEPDEALNNVTLLGIDVNNNGVRDDVERWIYLEMEILNGYPEIERAIGMQKAKANQMALSDPFNKDDKVQEAITAAHDCWIWYDYLKKSHVYGAHGKFSRLIKDKVFNTQERLKTYMQYDATLVGRVFTSTPGLQLESQCETKIDEL; this is encoded by the coding sequence ATGTTTAAATTTCTACTTTCGAGTCTGCTCTTATTTAATACTGCGGCAGATGCAGACCAGGGGACAACCCAGAAACATCTGCTGCATGTAACCCCTTCAGCTTCCAGCACCGACGTCGATCCAAATACATCTGTGCAGATAGTTTTTGATGGTGAGATCGATGCGCGAACATTCTCAGCTGATCTCTTCAAATTAAAACATGATGGCCTCATTATAAAAGGTGCAACACACCTTGGCAGTGATAAAAAAAGCATAACATTTACGCCTGATACTGCTTTGGAGACGGGAGAACATCTTGTTGGCGTTGCAAGTTTACGTTTACAAGGCAGTGAGCAAAAACCGTGCAGGGATTTATGGAACAGTTTAAACGTGCAGTTGTGTGAAAGTTTCTCTTGGAGATGTGACGATCTCTGCTATAAGGAAGTTTCCAAAAGGACAGAGCCCGTAAGTTACAGCTTCAGCGTTGCAGAAAATGCAATAAAAGTTACGTCACTGAATATTACGACAAAAACGACGGACTTGAATGAAAGCGAGACTGTCCCTGTTACTGTTACGGCATTTTTTGATGACAATACAACAGAAGATGTCACTGACAAAGCAAGCTGGGAGAGCTCAGACAGCTCGGTCGCAACAGTAGAAACAGGCAAACTTTTTGCCCGGCAAGAGGGTACGGCTCTTCTTAGCGCTATCTACAATAACACGATTTCGACCGAAGTGACAATTAATGTCTATAAAGTCGTTGACAACCACCGTCTGCCGCCTGAACCGGACGAGGCACTCAACAACGTGACACTGTTAGGTATCGATGTGAATAACAACGGTGTACGAGACGATGTGGAAAGATGGATCTATCTGGAGATGGAGATACTTAACGGGTATCCGGAAATCGAGAGGGCTATCGGTATGCAGAAAGCTAAAGCAAACCAAATGGCATTGAGTGATCCTTTCAATAAGGATGATAAAGTGCAAGAGGCGATAACCGCTGCGCATGACTGCTGGATTTGGTATGACTATTTAAAAAAGTCTCATGTTTACGGGGCACATGGAAAGTTTAGTCGACTAATCAAAGATAAAGTGTTTAATACACAAGAGCGTTTAAAAACATATATGCAATATGATGCTACGTTAGTTGGAAGAGTTTTTACATCAACACCTGGCCTGCAATTAGAAAGCCAGTGTGAAACCAAAATAGACGAATTGTAG
- the dxr gene encoding 1-deoxy-D-xylulose-5-phosphate reductoisomerase, giving the protein MIVLGSTGSIGVNTLEIAKKFDLNVDVLVAGNNISLLNRQIETHRPSVVVIGENSDVSLVNHPHVLQGEAAILEVIEDSQSELVVNALVGFLGLRPTLKAIETGKRVALANKESLVAGGAFIDTSMIQPIDSEHFGLWYLHTTERPVERMLITASGGAFRDWPIEKIKNATLQDALNHPNWAMGQKITIDSASMMNKMFELLEARWLFGEGEYDAVIETKSLIHALIDYQDGSTTAHFAKANMQLPIAYAVMGRSDAEILKPVNLLEVGSLEFREITTERYPIWQIRKELLAHPKRGVVINAANEAAIELYVEGKIGFLDISKRVIHAFEHFTREPENIEEVFLIDAEVRRYIKAMG; this is encoded by the coding sequence TTGATCGTTCTCGGCTCAACCGGTTCCATCGGGGTCAACACGCTTGAGATCGCAAAAAAGTTTGATCTCAATGTCGATGTCCTGGTTGCCGGCAACAATATTTCCCTCCTAAACCGCCAGATCGAAACGCATCGCCCCTCGGTGGTCGTGATCGGTGAAAATTCTGATGTGTCCTTGGTCAATCATCCCCACGTTCTGCAGGGCGAAGCGGCCATTCTGGAGGTGATCGAAGATTCGCAAAGCGAGCTGGTCGTCAATGCGCTGGTCGGTTTTCTGGGGCTGCGTCCGACGCTCAAGGCGATCGAGACGGGCAAGCGGGTCGCTCTTGCCAACAAAGAGTCCCTTGTGGCCGGCGGGGCCTTTATCGACACCTCAATGATACAGCCGATCGACAGCGAGCATTTCGGGCTATGGTATCTGCACACTACGGAGCGTCCGGTCGAGCGGATGCTTATCACGGCCAGCGGCGGCGCTTTTCGCGACTGGCCGATAGAAAAGATCAAAAATGCGACCCTGCAAGACGCGCTCAACCACCCCAACTGGGCGATGGGACAGAAGATTACGATCGACAGCGCGTCGATGATGAACAAGATGTTCGAACTCCTGGAGGCGCGCTGGCTCTTCGGCGAAGGGGAGTACGATGCCGTCATCGAGACAAAGTCGCTGATCCATGCGCTTATCGACTACCAGGACGGTTCGACGACCGCGCATTTTGCAAAAGCCAATATGCAACTGCCTATCGCCTACGCCGTAATGGGGCGCTCCGATGCGGAGATCCTGAAACCGGTCAATCTGCTTGAAGTCGGTTCGCTGGAGTTCCGTGAGATCACGACGGAGCGCTACCCTATCTGGCAGATCCGTAAAGAGCTGCTGGCACATCCCAAACGCGGTGTGGTGATCAATGCGGCCAATGAAGCGGCGATCGAGCTTTATGTGGAGGGCAAGATCGGCTTTCTGGATATCTCCAAACGGGTGATCCATGCGTTCGAGCACTTTACACGGGAGCCGGAGAACATTGAGGAGGTCTTCCTCATCGATGCCGAAGTGCGCCGCTACATCAAGGCGATGGGATGA
- a CDS encoding Ig-like domain-containing protein, with product MLKFFFSGLLLFAVSLFAGQGAVQEHLVKVSPSVSATEVSPKVQILIMFDREIAEYKLKKNTFVVSNNNKRVEGEATLSTDRQSIVFTPYSSLLAGLHSVKLLPLKLEGSEKQPCNSIWNYSKLFMHKQFGWFDQHICYEDVPLVSKRIKYSFSVAENAIKVTSLNITTKTTDLNESETVPVTVTAFFDDNTTEDVTDKVSWESSDSSVAKVEDNMIVAQSEGSAQLTAAYNSAVAETLNINVYKVVDNHRLPPEPDEALNNVTLLGIDVNNNGVRDDVERWIYLEMEILNGYPKIERAIGMQTAKANQMALSDPSNKDDKVQKMMTASLDCWTWYGYSKKLPFQDGMGTFFSMLQDKVFNTRMRLKTYYQYDFTLAGRVFTSTATLQTKSQCETNIDEL from the coding sequence GTGTTGAAATTCTTCTTTTCAGGTCTGCTCCTTTTCGCTGTATCACTGTTTGCAGGCCAAGGTGCCGTCCAAGAACACCTTGTAAAGGTAAGCCCGTCTGTCTCTGCAACGGAGGTGAGCCCGAAGGTCCAAATTCTGATAATGTTTGACAGAGAGATAGCTGAATACAAGCTCAAAAAAAATACATTTGTCGTTAGCAATAACAACAAAAGAGTAGAAGGTGAAGCGACATTAAGTACAGATAGACAGAGTATAGTGTTTACTCCATACTCTTCTCTGCTGGCAGGTTTGCATAGCGTTAAGCTTCTGCCTCTGAAACTTGAAGGCAGTGAAAAACAACCTTGTAATAGTATATGGAACTATTCAAAATTGTTTATGCATAAACAATTTGGCTGGTTTGATCAGCACATATGTTATGAAGATGTTCCCCTGGTTAGCAAACGCATAAAATACAGTTTCAGCGTTGCAGAAAATGCAATAAAAGTTACGTCACTGAATATTACGACAAAAACGACGGACTTGAATGAAAGCGAGACTGTCCCTGTTACTGTTACGGCATTCTTTGATGATAACACAACAGAAGATGTCACTGACAAAGTAAGCTGGGAGAGCTCAGACAGCTCGGTAGCCAAAGTTGAAGACAACATGATTGTAGCGCAGAGCGAAGGAAGCGCTCAGCTTACTGCTGCATACAATAGTGCTGTTGCCGAAACGCTCAACATTAACGTCTATAAAGTCGTTGACAACCACCGTCTGCCGCCTGAACCGGACGAGGCACTCAACAACGTGACACTGTTAGGTATCGACGTGAATAACAACGGTGTACGAGACGATGTGGAGCGGTGGATCTATCTGGAGATGGAGATACTTAACGGGTATCCGAAAATCGAGAGGGCTATCGGTATGCAAACTGCTAAAGCAAATCAAATGGCATTGAGTGATCCTTCCAACAAGGATGATAAAGTGCAAAAGATGATGACTGCATCATTAGACTGTTGGACTTGGTATGGGTACTCCAAAAAGCTGCCTTTTCAAGATGGTATGGGCACATTTTTTAGTATGTTACAAGATAAAGTATTTAACACGAGAATGCGTTTGAAAACTTACTATCAATACGATTTCACATTAGCGGGACGAGTTTTCACTTCGACCGCAACACTGCAGACAAAAAGCCAGTGTGAAACCAACATAGATGAATTGTAG